Proteins co-encoded in one Erinaceus europaeus chromosome X, mEriEur2.1, whole genome shotgun sequence genomic window:
- the GPR82 gene encoding probable G-protein coupled receptor 82 — translation MSNSSICIRPSKISSVALPLTYTFLCIIGVFGNSLSQWVFLTKIGKRTSTHIYLAHLVTANLLVCSAMPFISIYFWKGDEWEYQSAQCRAVNFLGTVSMHVSMFVSLLILCWIAVSRYATLMKKDSIQETTSCYDRVFYGHLLKKFRQPNFAKKLCVYIWVIVGGIIVPVIVYYSVVETTEEGENLCYNWKTESGAMLSQIAGLIGTTFIGFSFLVVLTSYYSFVSHLRKIRTCTSIMEKDMTYHSVRKHLLVIQILLIVCFLPYSIFKPIFYALLNADCEQRNFLIEIKNILTCLASARSSTDPIIFLFLDKKFKKTLYSLCTKSDSHIQEPCD, via the coding sequence ATGAGTAACAGCTCAATATGTATTCGACCAAGCAAGATCTCTTCTGTGGCTTTACCACTCACTTATACCTTCCTTTGTATCATTGGTGTCTTTGGAAATTCTCTCTCTCAATGGGTATTTTTAACAAAAATAGGTAAGAGAACGTCAACGCATATCTACCTTGCACATCTTGTGACTGCAAACTTACTCGTGTGCAGTGCGATGCCTTTCATAAGCATCTATTTCTGGAAAGGCGACGAATGGGAATATCAATCTGCACAGTGCAGGGCAGTGAATTTTCTGGGAACTGTTTCCATGCATGTAAGCATGTTTGTCAGCCTCTTGATTTTGTGTTGGATTGCCGTAAGCCGCTATGCTACCTTAATGAAAAAGGATTCCATACAAGAGACCACTTCATGCTATGATAGAGTCTTCTACGGCCATTTACTGAAAAAATTTCGCCAGCCCAACTTTGCTAAAAAACTCTGTGTTTACATCTGGGTAATTGTAGGAGGTATAATAGTTCCAGTTATCGTATACTACTCAGTGGTAGAGACTACAGAGGAAGGAGAAAACTTGTGCTATAATTGGAAGACAGAATCCGGGGCTATGCTCTCTCAGATTGCAGGCCTCATTGGAACTACATTCATTGGATTCTCATTTTTAGTTGTGCTAACCTCATACTACTCTTTTGTCAGTCATCTAAGAAAAATAAGAACCTGTACATCCATTATGGAGAAAGATATGACTTACCATTCTGTGAGAAAGCATCTGTTGGTCATTCAGATTCTGCTAATAGTTTGTTTTCTTCCATACAGCATTTTTAAACCCATTTTTTATGCTCTACTAAATGCTGACTGTGAGCAACGgaattttttaatagaaataaaaaacatccTTACCTGTCTTGCATCAGCCAGAAGTAGTACAGACcccattatatttctttttttagacaAAAAGTTCAAGAAGACATTATATTCTCTTTGTACAAAATCTGATTCACATATACAAGAGCCCTGTGATTAA